The Candidatus Gracilibacteria bacterium genome window below encodes:
- the lspA gene encoding signal peptidase II gives MKKIIFIILGTTVADILTKWWAHIWSPDVALLGDVIRFTYIRNTGIAFSTQLPYIHIIIPLVLGGLLYCILRSWKQLSEREKIGYILIITGGFLNALERSLFGSVTDFISVQYFSVFNIADIAITFGVFLLIFGNLTFKRNLPKIRLQKTRK, from the coding sequence ATGAAGAAAATAATATTCATTATTTTAGGAACCACCGTGGCCGATATACTCACAAAATGGTGGGCACATATTTGGTCACCAGATGTTGCTCTCCTCGGAGACGTAATACGATTCACGTATATTAGAAACACCGGAATAGCATTTAGCACACAACTCCCCTATATCCATATCATTATACCTCTTGTTTTATGAGGACTTCTTTATTGTATTCTCAGATCATGGAAACAACTATCAGAACGAGAGAAAATCTGATATATACTCATCATCACTGGATGATTTCTCAATGCTCTCGAGCGCAGTCTATTTGGATCAGTAACAGATTTTATCAGTGTACAGTATTTTTCGGTCTTTAATATAGCTGATATAGCGATTACTTTCGGGGTTTTCCTGCTCATATTCTGAAACCTCACTTTTAAGAGAAATTTACCAAAAATACGTTTGCAAAAAACAAGAAAATAG
- the ndk gene encoding nucleoside-diphosphate kinase, whose protein sequence is MHNAGKKESEVGKTQFDIHKTLILLKPDTIARGIVGDIISRLERKSLKVVGMKFIAMTPELLKEHYGHHSEKPYFPKIVRYMTDGPVLAMVIEGIDAVRQVRNICGATDPQFAAPGTIRGDHSCTIDYNLIHASDSIDSADIEITRFFKAEEVFSYTKNVYVN, encoded by the coding sequence ATGCACAATGCAGGTAAAAAAGAGAGTGAAGTAGGTAAAACACAGTTCGACATACATAAGACACTTATTCTCCTCAAGCCAGATACTATCGCTCGTGGTATCGTGGGTGATATCATTTCACGACTCGAGAGAAAGAGTCTCAAAGTGGTAGGTATGAAATTTATCGCTATGACTCCAGAATTGCTGAAGGAACATTACGGTCATCACAGTGAAAAACCTTATTTCCCAAAGATTGTTCGATATATGACTGACGGACCAGTGCTCGCTATGGTCATAGAGGGTATTGATGCGGTAAGACAGGTCAGAAATATCTGCGGTGCTACAGATCCCCAATTCGCTGCTCCTGGCACGATCCGTGGTGATCACTCTTGTACGATTGACTACAATCTCATTCATGCCTCTGACTCTATCGATTCTGCAGATATCGAGATTACTCGTTTTTTCAAAGCAGAAGAGGTCTTTAGCTATACAAAAAACGTGTACGTGAATTAA
- a CDS encoding SHOCT domain-containing protein translates to MKKDRALEILKERYAKGEIKREEFENIKKDIK, encoded by the coding sequence ATGAAGAAAGACCGCGCCCTAGAAATTCTCAAAGAGCGCTACGCAAAAGGTGAAATAAAGCGTGAGGAATTTGAAAATATCAAGAAGGACATTAAATAA
- a CDS encoding nucleoside hydrolase — MINTHTAKVPQILIDCDPGTDDFFALLWALGLHKKGFIQIHAITTTGGNVGPELTYLNALRACDFMGITDISIGCSALISPSANASHIHGKDGLGDASQFLQKIKVPKKPLSSADLIEKTLKKYPETQILCFGPMTNMAKYLDKNTYTGRVIAMGGAFQVSGNVTPVAEFNISYDPESADTVLSHVNNTVLLPLDVTSQLIFTRREMKSIITKLPKKKAKFLEALTLHTFETNMAFRETAGLEGFLVHDASVVAMLVYPHLFSGQFLPVRVETKGEYTRGQTVTDLRNIAQPSTHTFVVKNVDGDRFMEAMVQDFLSFL, encoded by the coding sequence ATGATAAATACTCATACCGCAAAAGTGCCTCAGATACTCATCGACTGTGACCCTGGAACAGACGACTTTTTCGCACTTCTCTGGGCACTTGGACTTCATAAAAAATGATTTATTCAGATACATGCTATTACTACCACTGGAGGCAATGTAGGACCAGAATTGACATATCTGAACGCACTCAGAGCATGTGATTTTATGTGAATCACGGATATTTCTATAGGATGTAGTGCTCTGATATCTCCGAGTGCAAATGCTTCTCATATTCATGGGAAAGATGGCTTATGAGATGCGAGCCAATTTTTGCAAAAAATAAAAGTACCAAAAAAACCTCTCTCAAGTGCTGACCTGATAGAGAAAACTCTCAAAAAATATCCAGAAACACAAATACTTTGCTTTGGTCCGATGACCAATATGGCAAAATATTTAGACAAGAATACGTATACTGGAAGAGTCATAGCGATGGGGTGAGCCTTTCAAGTATCAGGAAATGTCACACCAGTGGCAGAATTTAATATTTCCTACGATCCGGAATCAGCTGATACAGTACTTTCACACGTCAATAATACTGTCCTTCTCCCCCTCGATGTGACATCTCAGCTGATCTTCACCCGCCGAGAAATGAAAAGCATTATCACAAAACTTCCCAAGAAAAAAGCAAAATTCCTTGAAGCGCTGACTCTTCATACTTTTGAGACCAATATGGCATTCCGAGAAACGGCCTGACTTGAGGGATTTCTCGTCCACGACGCAAGCGTCGTCGCTATGCTCGTCTATCCGCATCTCTTTTCTGGACAATTTCTCCCAGTCCGAGTAGAGACCAAAGGCGAATACACTCGATGACAAACAGTCACCGACCTTCGAAATATCGCTCAACCATCGACACATACTTTTGTCGTAAAAAATGTCGATTGAGACCGTTTTATGGAAGCCATGGTACAGGATTTTCTCAGTTTTTTATAA
- the thrS gene encoding threonine--tRNA ligase codes for MAELSTKRHSLSHIMSQAIAATFPDLTILRGVGPAIDNGFYQDYDFGDFSLTEEHLKDIEKKMKHILKQNQLFVQSFLTLDEAKAKFAGDPYKIELIEDLARDGETQFGVYTNTLQNGTLTYDDLCAGPHVEKTSELDENSFKLDRIAGAYWRGDEKNKMLTRVYGVAFDTKEELDAYVKQQEEAKKRDHRILGAKLNLFTVSPLVGSGLPMLKPNGMIIRKEIEDYIWSLHKHHGYLRVWTPHIAKIDLYEASGHAAKFGNELFRVKGGHGEDFCMKPMNCPHHMQIFADNQWSYRDMPIRYFEPATVYRDEKPGQLSGLTRVRAITQDDGHLFLRVAQIKQEVGIIVSIIKEFYTTLGMVDDYWVSLSVSDPATPEKYLGTRQIWETAESSLEEAAKQFELPYKRIEGEAAFYGPKLDFMFKDAIGRQWQLATIQLDFNLPERFDLSYINEAGEKERPVVIHRAISGSLERFMGVMIEHFAGSFPLWLAPRQVIVVPVGEKFNDYAEKVLASLKAADIRAEIDLSTDGLNKKIRNAEQSRINYILVVGEKEEATSGVAVRNYKTKEQTEISLDEVIKNLASEITTKSL; via the coding sequence ATGGCTGAATTATCTACTAAAAGGCATTCTCTTTCCCACATTATGTCCCAAGCGATTGCTGCGACATTCCCAGACCTCACCATTCTCCGTGGTGTCGGTCCTGCCATTGATAATGGTTTTTATCAGGACTATGATTTCGGTGATTTTTCTCTGACCGAGGAACACTTGAAGGATATTGAGAAAAAGATGAAACATATTCTCAAACAAAATCAGCTATTTGTGCAGAGCTTTCTCACGCTTGATGAAGCAAAAGCAAAATTTGCTGGTGATCCCTACAAAATAGAGCTTATCGAAGATCTCGCACGAGATGGTGAGACCCAATTTGGTGTGTATACGAATACTCTGCAAAATGGAACACTCACCTATGATGATCTCTGTGCTGGTCCTCATGTCGAAAAAACCAGTGAACTCGATGAAAATAGTTTCAAGCTCGACCGTATCGCTGGTGCCTACTGGCGTGGTGATGAGAAGAATAAGATGCTCACTCGTGTCTATGGAGTCGCTTTCGATACTAAAGAAGAACTCGATGCCTATGTAAAACAACAAGAAGAAGCAAAGAAGCGAGATCATCGTATCCTCGGTGCGAAGCTCAATCTCTTTACCGTCTCCCCTCTTGTCGGTTCTGGACTGCCGATGCTCAAACCAAATGGGATGATTATCCGAAAAGAAATCGAGGATTATATCTGGTCACTCCACAAACATCATGGCTACCTACGAGTCTGGACTCCACATATTGCAAAAATAGATTTGTACGAAGCTTCTGGCCATGCGGCAAAATTTGGCAATGAGCTCTTCCGCGTGAAGGGTGGTCATGGAGAGGACTTCTGTATGAAACCGATGAACTGCCCACACCATATGCAAATCTTCGCTGATAATCAGTGGAGCTATCGTGATATGCCGATTCGATACTTCGAACCAGCGACCGTCTATCGTGATGAAAAGCCAGGACAACTCTCAGGCCTTACTCGTGTGCGAGCTATCACACAAGATGATGGCCATCTCTTCCTCCGTGTCGCACAGATCAAGCAAGAAGTAGGAATTATCGTGAGCATTATCAAAGAATTCTATACCACACTCGGAATGGTCGATGACTACTGGGTTTCCCTCTCCGTCAGTGATCCAGCAACACCAGAAAAATATCTCGGTACGAGACAAATCTGGGAAACAGCTGAATCCTCTCTCGAAGAAGCTGCAAAACAATTTGAGCTTCCGTATAAAAGAATCGAAGGTGAGGCAGCATTTTATGGACCAAAGCTCGACTTTATGTTCAAGGACGCTATCGGTCGTCAATGGCAACTTGCTACTATTCAGCTCGATTTCAATCTCCCTGAACGATTTGACCTCAGTTATATCAATGAAGCTGGTGAAAAAGAACGTCCTGTCGTCATTCATCGTGCTATCTCTGGATCACTTGAACGATTTATGGGTGTGATGATAGAGCATTTTGCTGGTAGCTTCCCTCTCTGGCTCGCACCTCGCCAAGTCATTGTCGTTCCAGTGGGTGAAAAATTCAATGACTACGCTGAGAAAGTTCTTGCGTCTCTCAAAGCTGCTGATATCCGAGCTGAGATAGATCTCTCGACTGATGGTCTCAATAAAAAAATCAGAAATGCGGAACAATCTCGTATCAACTATATCCTCGTCGTGGGAGAAAAAGAAGAAGCAACGAGTGGTGTCGCTGTACGAAATTATAAGACCAAGGAACAGACAGAAATTTCACTCGATGAAGTGATAAAAAATCTTGCCTCAGAAATAACTACGAAATCCCTTTAA
- a CDS encoding DUF305 domain-containing protein — protein MSKISVTLSVSLIIIGTIIGTVVGYSLTPAYRISMYDKSQMDFGRADRGLDLRYINAMIAHHRGAVLLAEQAQNITQRKEIKDLTADILKNEPVAIQELYNWKKSWYGDTHKVRDPVVPKLGTYDEKYDLRFLNALLVHHEAGLMMTDDIKTKSSRLEILNNADVVGTFFTTTMEIFENWRKEWYQI, from the coding sequence ATGTCAAAGATATCAGTTACTCTCAGCGTATCTCTCATTATAATTGGGACTATTATAGGTACCGTGGTTGGATATTCGCTTACTCCGGCATATCGGATTTCTATGTATGATAAGAGTCAGATGGATTTTGGTCGTGCTGATCGTGGACTAGATTTACGCTATATCAATGCGATGATAGCTCATCATAGAGGCGCTGTGCTGCTTGCGGAACAGGCTCAAAATATCACTCAAAGAAAAGAAATAAAAGACCTCACTGCTGATATACTCAAAAATGAACCAGTTGCCATACAGGAGTTGTATAACTGGAAAAAATCATGGTATGGTGACACACATAAAGTACGCGACCCAGTCGTCCCAAAACTCGGAACCTATGATGAAAAGTATGATCTCCGATTCCTCAATGCCCTCTTAGTACATCATGAAGCGGGTCTTATGATGACGGATGATATCAAAACCAAATCTTCACGCCTAGAAATACTCAACAATGCTGATGTTGTAGGTACATTCTTTACGACAACAATGGAAATATTTGAGAACTGGAGAAAAGAATGGTACCAAATCTAA
- a CDS encoding U32 family peptidase, whose product MNFELLAPAGSPEKMKFAFAYGADACFMGMSDFSLRTRLNNFNFNSLKASIDYAHGLGKKIYVTFNIFAHNQHLDRFEELRAEFTDFLNGPSRPDAVIVADPGLMLAIHEVAPNMDIHVSTQANTLNYKAVEFWEKNGATRAILGREASLDDIRAIRKHCPNIEIECFVHGAMCMAYSGRCFLSRYFTGASANLGACAQPCRREYSYEGERINEDDEKEVILMEDEHGSYFFNSHDLCSIEYIRELMEAGVTSLKVEGRTKSVFYVSMVMKAYREVMDSVANGTYSPEDVAYWKNELNKLINRGYSTGFMFGEAIQDPSLEGHMNAPSDYRFVGEYTEDGKVFVHNKICVGDAVEIIPIHGRNRTLTIQKIIKNNEELLEFSAGNSESYVTLEFTGTNEPFEPMTLLVKNYQAE is encoded by the coding sequence ATGAATTTTGAACTCCTCGCTCCCGCTGGTAGCCCTGAAAAGATGAAATTCGCTTTTGCGTATGGCGCCGATGCCTGTTTTATGGGTATGTCGGATTTTAGTCTGCGCACTCGGCTGAATAATTTCAATTTCAATTCTCTGAAAGCCAGTATCGACTACGCTCATGGACTTGGAAAAAAAATCTATGTCACATTTAATATCTTCGCTCACAATCAGCATCTTGATCGATTCGAAGAGCTGAGAGCAGAATTTACTGATTTTCTCAATGGTCCGAGTCGTCCTGATGCCGTCATCGTGGCTGATCCTGGATTGATGCTCGCTATCCATGAGGTCGCTCCAAATATGGATATTCATGTGTCTACGCAGGCCAATACACTCAACTATAAAGCAGTAGAGTTTTGGGAGAAAAATGGTGCCACTCGTGCGATTCTCGGGCGAGAGGCGAGTCTCGATGATATCCGCGCTATCCGAAAGCATTGTCCAAATATAGAAATAGAATGTTTCGTCCATGGAGCGATGTGTATGGCATATTCTGGTCGATGTTTTCTCTCTCGATACTTCACTGGTGCGAGCGCCAATCTCGGTGCTTGTGCTCAGCCATGCCGACGAGAGTATTCATACGAAGGCGAGCGAATCAATGAAGATGATGAAAAAGAAGTTATTCTCATGGAAGATGAGCATGGATCGTATTTTTTTAATTCTCATGATCTCTGTTCTATCGAGTATATCCGAGAACTGATGGAGGCAGGCGTGACATCATTGAAGGTCGAAGGGCGCACAAAGAGCGTCTTTTATGTCTCGATGGTGATGAAGGCGTATCGAGAAGTGATGGATAGTGTCGCGAATGGTACATATAGTCCTGAAGATGTCGCCTATTGGAAGAATGAACTGAATAAACTGATCAATCGTGGATATTCGACTGGCTTTATGTTTGGTGAGGCAATTCAAGATCCCTCTCTCGAGTGACATATGAACGCTCCAAGTGACTATCGATTTGTCGGTGAGTATACAGAAGACGGAAAGGTCTTCGTTCACAATAAAATCTGTGTCGGAGATGCAGTCGAGATTATCCCTATTCACGGACGGAATAGGACTCTCACGATTCAAAAAATCATAAAAAACAATGAGGAACTCCTGGAATTCTCTGCTGGAAACAGTGAATCCTACGTGACACTCGAATTTACATGAACGAATGAACCATTTGAGCCGATGACACTCCTCGTAAAGAATTACCAGGCAGAATAA
- the pheT gene encoding phenylalanine--tRNA ligase subunit beta: MKISLNWAKHWSPMPAYTADALEKFAHTYSTYTAEVEGIDSYIFDDKIVIGKVLAWNPHPDSDKLGLVDIDTGKNGKHTIVCGATNAKIAHYVAVALENAVLPGDLVITRRPIRGVDSCGMICSVDELGLSSIRAEGILPLEIVWSEEFLEKHLGEPFGSLSLTLPGYTGDISYAMNDIVFDLDNKFITNRPDLFSVVGNAREIACIEKETFNYAPLGKGESKGDGNKLKVNIGTDKVINYLLTKFSLPNHPETPLVLQILLKRSNQGLHGLLPDLTNIVMTELGQPMHVFDADTVEGTISVRMAKKGETLEALDGKTYTLSDEDMVIADEKKILAIAGVIGGKNSGTTETTKNILIEAATFDPVSVRKTSQRLGIRTDSSVRFEKGVDAQLPEIASARYEQLLTTYIKNTKYEGGFAHETPKVPTQITLTHAYIEDRIGTKVSEKIVLDTLTRLGFNINQNKSEYIVTVPSWRDTGDISISADLVEEVARMVGYDTLPISPLPGPILTAKNYAHDEVTTKVSHFFANHGYFDAYTYPFTLAERFARFSDKKPAVIHNTSENRTHLRANLAENLLELVAGNYRTHTEGKFFEFGPIFDGEESLQGMGVIWGYSLEEMQDTLTHYAKTFFGIRGEIIQSEIDTKLFAPKACGEIISPEGTVLVRFGLIRPTLLPLFDIADIEVYAFEIVTLPDIHRPIKFTPIIEYPGTRRELNIIMSEDTPVKMVLDIVKQSNDWVSDINVSEIYRDPAHIGDEKKSVVVSFLLQNTDATITDEEAGKIQETIIAQLAKKGYRLRGT; this comes from the coding sequence ATGAAAATATCTCTTAACTGGGCAAAACACTGGAGCCCTATGCCAGCATATACTGCTGACGCTCTCGAAAAATTCGCACATACCTATTCTACCTATACTGCCGAGGTAGAGGGTATCGACTCCTACATTTTTGATGATAAGATAGTTATCGGGAAAGTCCTAGCATGGAATCCTCATCCAGACTCCGATAAGCTCGGACTCGTCGATATTGACACTGGGAAAAATGGAAAACACACCATTGTCTGTGGCGCAACCAACGCAAAAATAGCTCATTATGTTGCTGTGGCTCTCGAAAATGCTGTGCTTCCAGGAGACCTCGTCATCACTCGTCGCCCTATTCGTGGAGTAGATAGCTGTGGTATGATCTGTAGTGTCGATGAGCTCGGGCTTTCATCTATTCGCGCTGAAGGCATTCTCCCACTTGAAATCGTTTGGAGCGAAGAATTCCTCGAGAAACACCTCGGAGAACCGTTTGGATCTCTCTCACTCACACTTCCAGGATATACAGGTGATATTAGCTACGCAATGAATGATATTGTTTTTGATCTCGATAATAAATTTATCACCAATCGCCCTGACCTTTTTTCTGTCGTCTGAAATGCACGAGAAATCGCCTGCATCGAAAAAGAAACATTCAACTATGCCCCCTTGTGAAAGGGGGAATCGAAGGGGGATTGAAATAAATTAAAGGTCAATATAGGGACTGACAAGGTTATAAATTATTTACTTACAAAATTTTCTCTTCCAAACCATCCAGAGACTCCGCTCGTACTTCAAATTCTCCTCAAGAGAAGTAATCAAGGACTTCATGGACTTCTTCCTGACTTAACCAATATCGTTATGACAGAGCTCGGGCAACCAATGCATGTCTTTGATGCTGACACGGTAGAATGAACTATTTCAGTACGGATGGCAAAGAAATGAGAAACTCTCGAAGCGCTTGATGGTAAAACATACACACTCAGCGATGAAGACATGGTCATAGCGGATGAGAAAAAAATCCTCGCCATTGCGGGCGTTATTGGTGGAAAAAATTCTGGAACAACAGAAACAACCAAAAATATCCTGATTGAGGCAGCTACATTTGATCCAGTCAGTGTCCGAAAAACTTCTCAACGGCTCTGAATCCGTACTGATAGCTCAGTGCGATTTGAAAAAGGAGTTGACGCACAATTACCAGAAATTGCATCAGCACGATATGAACAATTACTCACTACGTATATTAAAAACACAAAATACGAAGGAGGATTCGCTCATGAAACACCGAAAGTACCAACACAGATTACTCTGACACATGCCTATATTGAAGATCGTATTGGTACCAAAGTTTCAGAAAAAATAGTTCTCGATACTCTGACAAGACTAGGATTTAATATAAATCAAAATAAATCTGAATATATCGTCACAGTTCCCTCTTGGCGTGACACGGGTGATATCAGTATTTCCGCTGATTTAGTAGAGGAAGTAGCGCGAATGGTGGGTTATGACACTCTGCCAATCTCCCCTCTTCCTGGTCCGATTCTCACAGCAAAAAATTATGCTCATGATGAGGTCACTACAAAAGTTTCTCACTTTTTTGCGAATCACGGGTACTTCGATGCTTATACATACCCCTTTACACTTGCTGAAAGATTCGCACGATTTTCTGACAAAAAACCTGCCGTTATCCATAATACCAGTGAGAATAGGACACATCTCCGTGCAAACCTTGCAGAAAATCTTCTTGAGCTCGTAGCAGGAAATTATCGTACACACACGGAAGGAAAATTCTTTGAATTTGGTCCCATATTTGATGGAGAAGAATCCCTCCAGGGAATGGGGGTTATCTGGTGATATTCTCTCGAAGAAATGCAAGATACTCTCACACATTACGCGAAAACATTCTTCGGAATTCGTGGAGAGATAATCCAGTCAGAGATTGACACAAAACTCTTCGCACCAAAAGCATGCGGAGAAATCATCAGTCCAGAATGAACAGTGCTCGTACGATTTGGACTTATTCGTCCTACCCTCCTTCCCCTCTTTGATATTGCAGATATTGAGGTCTATGCTTTTGAGATAGTGACACTTCCAGATATTCATAGACCGATAAAATTCACTCCAATTATTGAATATCCAGGAACCAGACGAGAACTCAATATCATTATGTCAGAAGATACTCCTGTCAAAATGGTTCTCGATATTGTAAAACAGTCAAATGATTGGGTCTCGGATATAAATGTATCAGAAATTTATCGTGATCCCGCTCATATCGGGGATGAGAAAAAATCTGTAGTGGTTTCATTTCTTCTTCAAAATACAGATGCTACGATCACTGATGAAGAAGCAGGAAAAATTCAGGAAACAATCATTGCTCAGCTCGCTAAAAAAGGATATCGACTCCGTGGAACTTAA
- a CDS encoding RluA family pseudouridine synthase: MQLIFSILHNQTIRADVFLSALFDGVYSRSQIQKGFATGQIRVWCQKKQEYKKLGKYYPQRGDIVEMKITSTPSSLEPDFRPLEIVFENNDFIVINKDAGINSHPTASPEGKKGTLVNQLIGQIKGFHREVGEDRPGIVHRLDKETSGLILVAKNDITMRKLQKIIHDHKVQKTYLALVIGTPKNLVGTIQSEIGRDPHDRTKMTTKNPIESRHAITHYVVKESFRFYEKTYSLLEVTLETGRTHQIRVHMAGIGHPILGDERYGIENENAFAKKHFGLTRQFLHAWKLVFEMEGEKYNFEGDLKKDLVTTLNHLQKKQGA; encoded by the coding sequence ATGCAACTTATCTTCTCCATTCTCCATAACCAAACAATCCGAGCTGATGTTTTTCTATCAGCTCTTTTTGACGGGGTGTATTCGAGATCGCAGATTCAAAAATGATTCGCCACAGGACAAATACGGGTTTGGTGTCAGAAAAAACAAGAATATAAAAAACTGGGGAAATATTATCCTCAGAGGGGTGATATCGTAGAGATGAAAATCACTTCTACCCCTTCATCACTCGAGCCAGACTTTCGTCCTCTAGAAATCGTTTTTGAAAACAATGATTTTATCGTGATAAATAAAGACGCTGGTATCAATTCTCACCCGACCGCCAGTCCAGAAGGGAAAAAATGAACTCTCGTCAATCAGCTTATTGGACAAATCAAGGGATTCCATCGAGAAGTCGGAGAAGATAGACCATGAATCGTCCATCGTCTTGATAAAGAAACAAGCGGACTTATCCTCGTAGCAAAAAACGATATCACGATGCGAAAGCTGCAAAAAATTATTCACGATCACAAAGTACAAAAAACCTATCTTGCCCTGGTAATCGGAACACCTAAGAACCTTGTCGGAACAATACAATCAGAAATCGGACGTGACCCCCACGACCGTACAAAAATGACAACCAAAAATCCCATAGAATCGCGCCATGCTATAACACATTATGTCGTCAAAGAATCATTTCGATTTTATGAGAAAACGTATTCCCTTCTCGAAGTGACGCTCGAAACAGGTCGAACACATCAAATCCGTGTCCATATGGCCGGCATCGGTCATCCTATTTTAGGCGATGAGAGGTATGGAATCGAAAATGAAAATGCTTTTGCAAAAAAACACTTTTGACTCACAAGACAATTCCTTCACGCATGGAAACTTGTCTTTGAAATGGAAGGAGAAAAATATAACTTTGAAGGAGATCTGAAGAAAGATCTAGTAACTACTCTGAACCATTTACAGAAAAAGCAAGGTGCCTAA